CCCGAGGGAAATAGAAATTTCAAGAGAAATGCAAGCATCTAAGTTTTCAGTTTTCACATGGTAAAATCTTTGTCCGCAAATAATATCTCACTGAATCCAAAATTAACCTTTTCCTCGATAAaaggaaacaagaaaaaaaaaaggcggcAAATTCTAAGCTAATGGTAACTGTCAAAGACTaaagccttgtttggattgctgttttcCGTCAAAAAATTACGTtatttttcgtgatcacatttctctattattttttttccctcacatacatcaaatcgttatagttatacagtaatttttccatggaGAATGCAATCCATAATCTATACTTCAGGCTTTTATATTTGTTAAGGACTGTAACAGAACATCAACGAAGCAAACTGCTTAGTGATCGAGCCTTAAAAGCTGCAATTCTCCTCTTGGGAAGTGGGAACCACATCTCAATCTTTAATATCCCCCGTAGCCAAGGCAGTGAATTCCGTTGTGAATGCTGGTTCAGCTTCTTTACCTGTGAaactctttttcattttctcccTCTAGTATTCTTTCTAGCAGCCCAATGATGTTCGCACAAACGATAACCAGCAGAACATGGTTGAGAACACCTCCATCCCTTTCCATTTGAGCGACTGCATCTTGGATTAGTAATGTCATCCATTGTTTTTTCTTCCGTCTTGATCTCTTTTGCAGCTGGAGTACTGTTCATCATCAAATCTGCAATCCCTTCAGAATCGTTATCGTCTTTGCACAGAACATGGTCACCTCTTACTTCGTTTGAGTATTTTCTGCTTCTTCTTGCACTCCCAATGTTCATGGTCTTCCTCTGCGACAATTTTGCTGGGCTGTTGAGTGCAATCTTAACCTCTGGGCCTGCCGCTTTACGTGGAATAGTAATCATCTTCTTGCTGCCCTTCCTCCTATTTCTCATAGCAGTCCAATGATGCTCGCACAGTGAAGAACCAGCAAACCTCCGCTGAGAACACCTCCATCCTTTTCCACTTGCTCGGGCGCATCTTGTGTTTGTACTATTATCAATTGTTTCCTCCTCCATTTTGATCTTTTCTGCAACACATGCAGAAACCCCTTCAAAATTATCTTCGTGGAGAACATGGTCACCCCATTTTTTGTTTGTGCGGTTATTGCTCTGTCTTGCATTCCCAATAGTCATGGTTTCTGTATGAACCAATGCTGTTGGGTGGCTTGGTGAAATCTTGACTTTTGATGAAGCTACTTTATGTGGAACGCTGTCATTGtcgttcttcttcttcttgttcacCTTTCTCTTAGTGGTCAAGTGAAGCTTACAAAGTGAACAACCTCCAAAACTTGGCTGGGAACACCTCCGTCTTTTTCCATCTGTCGGAGTGCATCTTGTGGTAGCAATATTATCCATGTTTTTCTCTTCCATTTTGATCTCTTTTGCAGCTGGGATTCTGTCCATCACATTTGAAACTACTTCAAAATCATCAGTCTTGTCAAAAACACGGTCAACATTGCTTATGCACTGCCAAAAACATTTTCCTGTTTTCCTTGCACTGCCAGCACTGGTCTGCTCTCTTTGCATCAGTTCTGAACAGCTGCTGATTGGTACAACTTTAACCTTTGATGAAGCTAATTTACGTGGATTActgtcctttttcttcttcctctccttTCTCCTACCATTCCTGGCTGAAGTCCACTGATGATCACAGAAGGTATTACCAGCCAAACTCGGCTGTTTGCACCTCCATCCTTGCCCATTTGTGCGAGTGCATCTTATGCTGGTAATGATATTAATCATGCTTTCGTCCCCTGCTATATCCTTATCCTCTGCAGTTGGATAATTGATCGTCTCAGGAGACCCCTTTAGATCATTATCTTGATAGAGAACATGGTCATCCCTCGATGTAACTCTGCGTTTTCTGCCTGTTCTTGCATTCTCAATATACATCAGTCCTCCTTGCGATACTGTTGGAGAGGAAGTGCTTGGTGCACTATCTAAGCTCAGCAGTATTCTCCTCTTCTTAAAAGGGAAGATTTTATCTTCTTCCAGCCAATTTCCTCCTTCATATACATTATACACATGCAATTAATCAACAATTAATAGGTACTAGTACTATATTATCTCAAGAATCTTCCAACatgaaaattaattaaaaaaaaaaaaaaaaacttcccaCGTAGAACAATGAAATTAATCTCATGCATGCATGAGAGAACATTAATTAAGATTATGCATACACAATACTGTACAAGAAAACGGCAATTGACATCAATATGGTTAAGGTATACAATAGCCTCACcatgtaaaaatgaaaattttgcttATCAAACTACGTTCTTAATTCATAAGAAGATATTTCCTCTTTGAGCCCCTCTTAAACAGTAAATTGCAAACATTTTTTTTAGGCAAATTACAAACATTTTGTTAAAGCATAAAAGCTTAAAACATTTTGTTGCTCTAAAGAAGAAAGCATGTTTACCTTCTTGGCAAATATAGCTATCAGCTGATCCGGGGCTGCAATAATTCCTGCACATTTCGCgcaaaaaacatgaaaaaaaaagagagaaatctGCTGTGGGcacattttgtttttttctttcactAGTCTGTAATTGCACCCAATATCAACTACTACATTATCAGCAGAATAAAAATGTCACTAGTCCATTGCTTTCTAATTTACCCCCATTTAGTAGAAGGAATCTGTCTGATATGCTCCATTACTGCATGCTTATCTACTGCAGCACCGCCACCCTGCAGTACAAATAAACAGTACTACACTATCACGGCACGACAATGACTGAAGGGAGAACCATCTTTTTGTGtggatttttcccttttttgcaCATAATTTcttaataaaatggaaaattttcctcTGGGTTCAACTTATCTGATCGTGtaacaaaagaaaattctggTAGAACTATAAAGCATTGAAGCGTGTAGTAATAGAGTACTAGTTATATTTGGTGGGCTAGATTCAATTGATAGTAATTAACAACATAATCATGCACATGTTCCGATATAATTTTTCTCTGTTAGGTAGTAATATTATAAAAGATTAATGAACCCAGTGAtgatatctagaaatttttgtaaaagAAAATTACTACCAAGTAAGTACTGTTAACTAGAAACCTGTtgagaagaaatggaagattcGGTTGATAGAAGAAGTGATGGGTGATGGGTAGGAGGCGATTCAGGTCTTTGTTGTAGTAGTGGGTGGAGAGTTGACGCAGAAGCTGGAAGATCtgctggtggtggtggaggagaagaggccattcttttgtttttcttagatTTCAACACTTCTCTTTCTATCAaggaaggaaatggaagaatttCTTGTTGTGGGATAGTtttggattcaggtcttggagTCTAAAATACTAGAAATAATGGGGTGAGTGATGGCTGTGTAGGTAGGTCAAGAAAGGATGTGGGCTGGGCACGCAAATGATGATGAAGCAAGCAAGAAAACAGATCAACAGGAGGAATATTCATGTGAGAGAAGGGACGTGAACAGGAGAGAGAGGAGATGGAGATACAATATATGCAGGTGATAGCTGATTCTTGGCTTTTTGTGGATTTTGGTTTCTAAACCTGAAGAGTCAGAACAGTTATGGTTTATGGCCTACTAGTGTTGCTGCAGTGGGGTGATCCGTTGCACATATATTGCTGATTCGCGTATTTTTGCACTGCAGACTTGCATCAGAGAACATGATCAATTTTGTGATACAGCTCATGTATACAATATGGTTGTATATAGTCTTACTAAAAGATATGGAGTCTAGTGCTAGTCTAGtctggccaaaaaaaaaaaaaagctcaagAAAATAGATCAGAGCAGCAAgttttggggaaaaaaataaTCTTGTCAGGAATTGAGTTAAATTGGTTCACTTTCTGTTTTCCTGTGCTAAAATTTATGTACCTTTTGAATAATGGCTATCGAAGTTGAGTTTAACCGAGTAGCAATCAATTCTTGAAGCCTGGAAGGGCTGCTGCAGTTTTCACAGACTTGTTTTATATCATGGAGTTTGTCGTCAACAAATTCATTTCTAAAAGTTTATAAAAATTGCTCCTTGTAACATCGTACTCACTTTTCTCACGAACTGCTAATAGCTAGTCAAAATACAACTAGGCATTGCATAACTAATCCGTGTGCAAAATTATGATAGAATCACGCATCAACTACTAAGCAAACTACTGATTGATCGATCCTTGACAACTCCAATCCTCTTCTTTGGGAGAACATGATCATCGTCAGAGTCTTCAGTATCTGAAGAACAAGATCTTGTACCCCTAAACAACACAGTGAATTTGTTTGCATATGTGGGCTGATCATGATGATCAGCAAATTTACGTGCAATaatcttctccttcttcttcttcttcttcttcttcttggttTCCCTACTCTTGTTTAATTCCCAGTGATGCTCGCACACATAATAACCGGCAAGACTTGGCTGAGGACACCTCCATCCGTGCCCGTTTTCGCGCCGACACCTCTGGCTGCTGCCTCTTGTACTACTGCTCTTCATGTTCCCAGCTGCCAATATTCTGGTTCCGTTTGCCCCTCCAATCCATTCAAGATCATCACCATGTTCATAATCCGTAACATGGTCAGCCCATTTCTTTTCTGTGCGTTTTCCGCTTGCTCTTGTATTCCCACCATTCTTCAGTTCTCTTTGGAAAACTGTACCAGTGCCGCTGCTTGGCACACAGTCCATTATATCCAGAATTCTTCTCTTCTTCAAGGGGAAAATCTTGTCTTCTTCAAGCCAGTGCCCTCCTATACTAACTAACAAATTACAGTGGCACAAGACCAATATTAATCTTCACAAGCATaactatatattatattaaaacCCATGCATGCGTCAAACTAAACATTATTACCATATACAGGATATCAAG
The Coffea arabica cultivar ET-39 chromosome 6c, Coffea Arabica ET-39 HiFi, whole genome shotgun sequence genome window above contains:
- the LOC113693004 gene encoding uncharacterized protein → MRWAPPSPPPDLQSSTSVLWPLKPLPHTINHPSQQLPSTKSSVSFPQVDDDDEQQLMATGSIKENKAAGVKSSAVVGAEQRSYLNRSAEANNRSLPSCFSRRQVSIGGHWLEEDKIFPLKKRRILDIMDCVPSSGTGTVFQRELKNGGNTRASGKRTEKKWADHVTDYEHGDDLEWIGGANGTRILAAGNMKSSSTRGSSQRCRRENGHGWRCPQPSLAGYYVCEHHWELNKSRETKKKKKKKKKEKIIARKFADHHDQPTYANKFTVLFRGTRSCSSDTEDSDDDHVLPKKRIGVVKDRSISSLLSS